A single window of Streptomyces griseoviridis DNA harbors:
- a CDS encoding ATP-dependent DNA helicase has protein sequence MTKPSLPELLHAAVASVGGTERPGQVTMAESVAEAIDDGSHLLVQAGTGTGKSLGYLVPALAHGERVVVATATLALQRQLVERDLPRTVDALHPLLRRRPEFAMLKGRSNYLCLHRLHEGMPQDEEEGLFDQFEAAAPTSKLGQDLLRLRDWSQETETGDRDGLTPGVSDRAWAQVSVSSRECLGATKCAYGAECFAEMARERAKLAEVVVTNHALLAIDAIEGAPVLPPHEVLIVDEAHELVSRVTGVATGELTPGQVNRAVRRAAKLVNEKAADQLQTAAEGFERLMELALPGRLEEIPEDLGYALMALRDASRTVISAIGATRDKSVQDEDAVRKQALASVESVHDVAERVANGSEWDVVWYERHDRFGASLRVAPMSVSGLLREKLFTDRSVVLASATLKLGGDFNGVGASLGLAPEGTEGDDVPQWKGIDVGSPFDYPRQGILYVAKHLARPARDGDRGDMLDELTELIQSAGGRTLGLFSSMRAAQLAAEELRSRIPEFPILLQGEETLGELIKNFAADPRTCLFGTLSLWQGVDVPGPSCQLVVMDKIPFPRPDDPLMSARQKAVEENGGNGFMAVAATHAALLMAQGAGRLVRASGDRGVVAVLDQRLATARYGSYLKASLPDFWYTTDRNQVRRSLAAIDAVAKQAEAAADVRTGTENDADADAGVESVTESE, from the coding sequence ATGACGAAGCCCTCACTCCCCGAACTCCTGCATGCCGCCGTCGCCTCCGTCGGCGGTACGGAGCGCCCCGGCCAGGTGACCATGGCCGAATCCGTCGCAGAGGCGATCGACGACGGTTCCCATCTGCTGGTCCAGGCCGGCACCGGCACCGGAAAGTCGCTCGGTTATCTCGTGCCCGCGCTCGCGCACGGGGAGCGGGTCGTCGTGGCGACAGCCACCCTCGCCCTCCAGCGTCAGCTCGTCGAGCGGGACCTTCCGCGCACCGTCGACGCCCTGCATCCGCTGCTGCGCCGACGCCCCGAGTTCGCCATGCTCAAGGGCAGGTCGAACTACCTGTGCCTGCACCGTCTGCACGAGGGCATGCCGCAGGACGAGGAAGAGGGTCTCTTCGACCAGTTCGAGGCCGCGGCCCCCACCAGCAAGCTCGGCCAGGACCTGCTGCGGCTGCGCGACTGGTCGCAGGAGACGGAGACCGGCGACCGCGACGGTCTGACCCCGGGCGTCTCCGACCGGGCCTGGGCGCAGGTCTCCGTCTCCTCCCGCGAGTGCCTGGGCGCGACCAAGTGCGCCTACGGCGCCGAGTGCTTCGCGGAGATGGCCCGCGAGCGGGCGAAGCTCGCCGAGGTCGTCGTCACCAACCACGCGCTGCTCGCGATCGACGCCATCGAGGGCGCCCCGGTCCTCCCGCCGCACGAGGTGCTGATCGTCGACGAGGCGCACGAACTGGTCTCCCGGGTCACCGGCGTGGCCACCGGCGAGCTGACCCCCGGCCAGGTCAACCGTGCCGTGCGCCGGGCCGCGAAGCTCGTGAACGAGAAGGCCGCCGACCAGCTCCAGACCGCCGCCGAGGGCTTCGAGCGGCTGATGGAACTGGCGCTTCCCGGCCGGCTGGAGGAGATCCCGGAAGACCTCGGCTACGCGCTGATGGCCCTGCGGGACGCCAGCCGTACGGTGATCTCCGCGATCGGCGCGACCCGCGACAAGTCCGTCCAGGACGAGGACGCGGTCCGCAAGCAGGCACTGGCGTCCGTGGAGAGCGTCCACGACGTGGCGGAGCGCGTCGCGAACGGCTCGGAGTGGGATGTCGTCTGGTACGAGCGCCACGACCGCTTCGGCGCCTCTCTGCGGGTCGCCCCGATGTCGGTGTCGGGGCTGCTGCGCGAGAAGCTGTTCACCGACCGCTCCGTGGTCCTCGCCTCCGCGACCCTGAAGCTCGGCGGCGACTTCAACGGCGTCGGCGCCTCCCTCGGCCTCGCCCCGGAGGGCACGGAGGGCGACGACGTCCCGCAGTGGAAGGGCATCGACGTCGGCTCGCCGTTCGACTACCCCAGGCAGGGCATCCTGTACGTCGCCAAACACCTCGCGCGCCCCGCGCGGGACGGCGACCGGGGCGACATGCTCGACGAGCTGACGGAGCTGATCCAGTCGGCCGGGGGCCGCACCCTCGGCCTCTTCTCGTCGATGCGCGCCGCGCAGCTCGCCGCCGAGGAACTGCGGTCGCGGATCCCGGAGTTCCCGATCCTGCTCCAGGGCGAGGAGACACTCGGCGAGCTGATCAAGAACTTCGCCGCGGACCCCCGTACCTGCCTCTTCGGCACGCTCTCGCTCTGGCAGGGCGTCGATGTCCCCGGGCCCAGCTGCCAGCTGGTCGTCATGGACAAGATCCCGTTCCCGAGGCCGGACGACCCGCTGATGAGCGCCCGGCAGAAGGCCGTCGAGGAGAACGGCGGCAACGGCTTCATGGCCGTCGCCGCCACCCATGCCGCGCTGCTCATGGCGCAGGGCGCCGGCCGTCTGGTCAGGGCCTCGGGTGACCGCGGTGTCGTCGCCGTGCTCGACCAGCGCCTCGCGACGGCCCGCTACGGCAGCTATCTGAAGGCGTCACTGCCGGACTTCTGGTACACCACGGACCGTAACCAGGTCCGCAGGTCGCTGGCGGCGATCGACGCGGTGGCGAAGCAGGCGGAGGCGGCAGCCGACGTCAGGACCGGAACCGAGAACGACGCCGACGCTGACGCCGGCGTCGAGTCCGTCACCGAGAGCGAGTGA
- the lexA gene encoding transcriptional repressor LexA: MTTTADSAITAQDRSQGRLEPVHAMNDMNPEGHKRSLPGRPPGIRADSSGLTDRQRRVIEVIRDSVQRRGYPPSMREIGQAVGLSSTSSVAHQLMALERKGFLRRDPHRPRAYEVRGSDQASSAQPTDTAGKPAASYVPLVGRIAAGGPILAEESVEDVFPLPRQLVGDGELFVLKVVGDSMIEAAICDGDWVTVRRQPVAENGDIVAAMLDGEATVKRFKREDGHVWLLPHNAAYEPIPGDDATILGKVVAVLRRV, from the coding sequence GTGACCACCACCGCAGACAGTGCCATCACTGCCCAGGACCGCTCCCAGGGCCGACTCGAGCCGGTGCATGCGATGAACGACATGAATCCCGAGGGGCACAAGCGCTCACTACCGGGCCGACCTCCTGGCATCCGGGCGGACAGCTCAGGACTCACCGATCGGCAACGCCGCGTGATCGAGGTGATCAGGGACTCGGTGCAACGACGCGGCTACCCACCATCGATGCGGGAGATCGGACAGGCGGTCGGCCTGTCCAGCACCTCCTCCGTCGCCCACCAGCTGATGGCGCTCGAACGCAAGGGCTTCCTGCGCCGCGATCCGCACCGCCCGCGCGCCTACGAGGTGCGCGGCTCGGACCAGGCATCGTCGGCGCAGCCCACCGACACCGCCGGGAAGCCGGCCGCGTCGTACGTACCGCTGGTCGGCCGGATCGCCGCCGGTGGCCCGATCCTCGCGGAGGAGTCCGTCGAGGACGTCTTCCCTCTCCCTCGCCAACTGGTCGGTGACGGTGAGCTGTTCGTGCTGAAGGTCGTCGGCGACTCGATGATCGAGGCCGCGATCTGCGACGGCGACTGGGTCACCGTCCGCCGTCAGCCGGTCGCCGAGAACGGTGACATCGTGGCGGCCATGCTCGACGGCGAGGCCACCGTGAAGCGGTTCAAGCGCGAGGACGGCCATGTCTGGCTCCTCCCGCACAACGCGGCGTACGAGCCGATCCCTGGCGACGACGCGACCATCCTCGGCAAGGTCGTGGCGGTCCTGCGTCGCGTCTGA
- the nrdR gene encoding transcriptional regulator NrdR, giving the protein MHCPFCRHPDSRVVDSRTTDDGTSIRRRRQCPDCSRRFTTVETCSLMVVKRSGVTEPFSRTKVINGVRKACQGRPVTEDALAQLGQRVEEAVRATGSAELTTHDVGLAILGPLQELDLVAYMRFASVYRAFNSLEDFESAIAELREETRRAAADDEDRADAPTGTKKNDGGQGGTVKVPEPARVAD; this is encoded by the coding sequence ATGCACTGCCCCTTCTGCAGGCATCCCGACAGCCGGGTCGTCGACAGCCGTACGACGGACGACGGCACGTCGATCCGCAGGCGCCGCCAGTGCCCGGACTGCTCGCGACGGTTCACCACCGTCGAGACGTGTTCGCTCATGGTGGTGAAACGCTCCGGAGTCACCGAGCCCTTCAGTCGCACCAAGGTCATCAACGGCGTGCGCAAGGCGTGCCAGGGGCGGCCGGTCACCGAGGACGCGCTCGCCCAACTCGGCCAGCGGGTCGAGGAAGCGGTGCGCGCCACCGGGAGCGCCGAGCTGACCACTCATGACGTGGGGCTGGCCATACTCGGTCCGCTGCAGGAGCTCGACCTCGTCGCGTACATGCGCTTCGCCTCCGTCTACCGGGCGTTCAACTCGCTGGAGGACTTCGAGTCCGCCATCGCGGAACTCCGGGAGGAGACCCGCCGCGCCGCCGCGGACGACGAGGACCGCGCGGACGCGCCCACCGGGACCAAGAAGAACGACGGTGGACAGGGCGGGACCGTGAAGGTCCCCGAGCCCGCCCGCGTCGCCGACTGA
- a CDS encoding vitamin B12-dependent ribonucleotide reductase produces MTETASGPARGSRAKGAKTTKGLRIDRIHTTPGVHPYDEVTWDRRDVVMTNWRDGSVNFEQRGVEFPDFWSVNAVNIVTSKYFRGAVGTPQREVSLKQLIDRIVKTYRKAGEDHKYFSTPADAEIFEHELAYALLHQVFSFNSPVWFNVGTPQPQQVSACFILSVDDSMESILDWYKEEGMIFKGGSGAGLNLSRIRSSKELLSSGGNASGPVSFMRGADASAGTIKSGGATRRAAKMVILDVDHPDIEDFIQTKVKEEEKIRALRDAGFDMDLGGDDITSVQYQNANNSVRVNDDFMKAVEQGEKFGLRARMTGEVIEEVDAKSLFRKMAEAAWACADPGIQYDDTINRWHTCPESGRINGSNPCSEYMHLDNTSCNLASLNLMKFLQDDGEGHQSFDAERFANVVELVITAMDISICFADFPTQKIGENTRAFRQLGIGYANLGALLMATGHAYDSDGGRALAGAITSLMTGRSYKRSAELAAVVGPYDGFARNAQPHLRVMKQHSDANGAAVRVDDLDTPIWAAATEAWQDVLRLGEKNGFRNAQASVIAPTGTIGLAMSCDTTGLEPDLALVKFKKLVGGGSMQIVNGTVPQALRRLGYQEEQIEAIVAHIADNGNVVDAPGLKHEHYEVFDCAMGERSISAMGHVRMMAAIQPWISGALSKTVNLPETATVEDVEEVYFEAWKMGVKALAIYRDNCKVGQPLSAKTKEKEKTEVTAKAEATIRETVEKVIEYRPVRKRLPKGRPGITTSFTVGGAEGYMTANSYPDDGLGEVFLKMSKQGSTLAGMMDAFSIAVSVGLQYGVPLETYVSKFTNMRFEPAGMTDDPDVRMAQSIVDYIFRRLALDFLPFETRSALGIHSAEERQRHLETGSYESSEDDVDVEGLAQSAPRQTDLKAVEAPRAEAVKAVPQQVHTSAELVEMQLGIQADAPLCFSCGTKMQRAGSCYICEGCGSTSGCS; encoded by the coding sequence ATGACAGAGACGGCGAGCGGTCCGGCACGAGGTTCCCGCGCCAAGGGCGCGAAGACCACCAAGGGCCTGCGCATCGACCGCATCCACACCACCCCCGGCGTGCATCCGTACGACGAGGTGACGTGGGACCGCCGGGACGTCGTCATGACCAACTGGCGCGACGGCTCGGTCAACTTCGAGCAGCGTGGCGTCGAGTTCCCCGACTTCTGGTCGGTGAACGCGGTCAACATCGTCACCAGCAAGTACTTCCGGGGTGCCGTCGGCACCCCGCAGCGCGAGGTCAGCCTCAAGCAGCTGATCGACCGCATCGTGAAGACGTACCGGAAGGCCGGAGAGGACCACAAGTACTTCTCCACGCCCGCCGACGCCGAGATCTTCGAGCACGAGCTGGCCTACGCCCTCCTGCACCAGGTCTTCAGCTTCAACAGCCCCGTCTGGTTCAACGTGGGCACCCCGCAGCCCCAGCAGGTCTCCGCCTGTTTCATCCTGTCCGTCGACGACTCCATGGAGTCGATCCTCGACTGGTACAAGGAAGAGGGGATGATCTTCAAGGGCGGCTCGGGCGCGGGCCTGAACCTCTCCCGCATCCGCTCCTCCAAGGAACTGCTCTCCTCCGGCGGCAACGCCTCGGGTCCCGTCTCCTTCATGCGCGGCGCCGACGCCTCCGCCGGAACGATCAAGTCGGGTGGCGCCACCCGCCGCGCCGCCAAGATGGTCATCCTGGACGTCGACCACCCCGACATCGAGGACTTCATCCAGACCAAGGTCAAGGAAGAGGAGAAGATCCGCGCCCTGCGCGACGCGGGCTTCGACATGGACCTGGGCGGCGACGACATCACGTCCGTCCAGTACCAGAACGCCAACAACTCGGTGCGCGTCAACGACGACTTCATGAAGGCCGTCGAGCAGGGCGAGAAGTTCGGCCTGCGCGCGCGGATGACCGGCGAGGTCATCGAAGAGGTCGACGCCAAGTCCCTGTTCCGCAAGATGGCCGAAGCCGCCTGGGCCTGCGCCGACCCGGGCATCCAGTACGACGACACCATCAACCGCTGGCACACCTGCCCGGAGTCCGGCCGGATCAACGGCTCGAACCCGTGCAGCGAGTACATGCACCTGGACAACACGTCCTGCAACCTCGCCTCGCTCAACCTGATGAAGTTCCTCCAGGACGACGGCGAGGGCCACCAGTCCTTCGACGCCGAGCGCTTCGCCAACGTCGTCGAGCTGGTCATCACCGCGATGGACATCTCCATCTGCTTCGCGGACTTCCCCACCCAGAAGATCGGCGAGAACACCCGCGCCTTCCGCCAGCTCGGCATCGGCTACGCCAACCTCGGCGCCCTGCTGATGGCGACCGGCCACGCCTACGACTCCGACGGCGGCCGCGCCCTGGCCGGCGCGATCACCTCCCTGATGACCGGCAGGTCGTACAAGCGCTCCGCCGAACTCGCCGCGGTCGTCGGCCCGTACGACGGCTTCGCCCGCAACGCCCAGCCGCACCTGCGCGTCATGAAGCAGCACTCCGACGCCAACGGCGCGGCCGTCCGCGTGGACGACCTGGACACGCCGATCTGGGCCGCCGCCACGGAGGCCTGGCAGGACGTCCTGCGCCTCGGTGAGAAGAACGGTTTCCGTAACGCGCAGGCGTCCGTCATCGCCCCGACCGGCACCATCGGTCTCGCGATGTCCTGCGACACCACCGGCCTGGAGCCCGACCTCGCCCTGGTCAAGTTCAAGAAGCTGGTCGGCGGCGGCTCGATGCAGATCGTCAACGGCACCGTCCCGCAGGCCCTGCGCCGCCTGGGCTACCAGGAGGAGCAGATCGAGGCGATCGTCGCCCACATCGCCGACAACGGCAATGTCGTCGACGCCCCCGGCCTCAAGCACGAGCACTACGAGGTGTTCGACTGCGCGATGGGCGAGCGTTCCATCTCCGCGATGGGCCACGTCCGCATGATGGCCGCGATCCAGCCGTGGATCTCCGGCGCGCTCTCCAAGACGGTCAACCTGCCGGAGACGGCGACCGTCGAGGACGTCGAAGAGGTCTACTTCGAGGCGTGGAAGATGGGCGTCAAGGCGCTCGCGATCTACCGCGACAACTGCAAGGTCGGCCAGCCCCTCTCCGCGAAGACCAAGGAGAAGGAGAAGACCGAGGTCACGGCGAAGGCCGAGGCGACCATCCGCGAGACGGTCGAGAAGGTCATCGAGTACCGCCCGGTCCGCAAGCGCCTCCCCAAGGGCCGTCCCGGCATCACGACGTCCTTCACGGTCGGCGGCGCCGAGGGCTACATGACCGCCAACTCCTACCCGGACGACGGTCTCGGCGAGGTCTTCCTGAAGATGTCCAAGCAGGGCTCGACCCTCGCGGGCATGATGGACGCCTTCTCCATCGCCGTCTCCGTGGGCCTCCAGTACGGCGTTCCGCTGGAGACGTACGTCTCCAAGTTCACCAACATGCGGTTCGAGCCGGCCGGTATGACCGACGACCCGGACGTGCGGATGGCCCAGTCGATCGTCGACTACATCTTCCGCCGCCTGGCGCTGGACTTCCTGCCCTTCGAGACGCGCTCCGCCCTCGGCATCCACTCCGCCGAGGAGCGCCAGCGCCACCTGGAGACGGGCTCCTACGAGTCCAGCGAGGACGACGTCGACGTCGAGGGCCTGGCCCAGTCGGCGCCTCGGCAGACCGACCTGAAGGCCGTCGAGGCCCCGCGCGCCGAGGCGGTCAAGGCCGTCCCGCAGCAGGTCCACACCAGCGCGGAGCTGGTGGAGATGCAGCTGGGCATCCAGGCCGACGCCCCGCTCTGCTTCTCGTGCGGCACCAAGATGCAGCGCGCCGGCTCCTGCTACATCTGCGAGGGCTGCGGCTCGACCAGCGGTTGCAGCTGA
- a CDS encoding TerD family protein produces the protein MNGLNKGIGKVEVAVKWDPSPAGEPPTDLDLVAATYQGNDPQSDPEYLVYFDSRSPDGTISLSRDSKDGKGFGWDEVMSLELDRLSDRYARVLVGVVIQQRAGERTFARVAGPALRIREGYDVLAEDDFAHVPRSTAATVAEFVRDGSGAWTFRPGVQGFEDDPADFARIMGRTRRS, from the coding sequence CGCGGTGAAATGGGATCCCAGTCCGGCGGGAGAGCCACCCACCGATCTCGACCTCGTCGCCGCCACCTATCAGGGGAACGATCCGCAGAGCGATCCCGAGTATCTCGTCTACTTCGACAGCCGCTCCCCCGACGGCACCATCTCCCTCAGCCGTGACAGCAAGGACGGCAAGGGCTTCGGCTGGGACGAGGTCATGTCGCTGGAACTGGACCGGCTGAGCGACCGTTACGCGCGCGTGCTGGTCGGTGTCGTCATCCAGCAGCGGGCCGGGGAGCGCACGTTCGCCCGGGTGGCAGGACCGGCGCTGCGCATCCGTGAGGGCTACGACGTCCTCGCGGAGGACGACTTCGCGCACGTCCCGCGGTCGACGGCGGCCACCGTCGCGGAGTTCGTGCGCGACGGCTCCGGCGCCTGGACGTTCCGTCCCGGTGTGCAGGGCTTCGAGGACGACCCCGCCGACTTCGCCCGCATCATGGGGCGGACCCGGCGCTCCTGA